One Coleofasciculus chthonoplastes PCC 7420 DNA window includes the following coding sequences:
- a CDS encoding MerR family transcriptional regulator translates to MSVIQGFTRRETLELTGTTSNRLQYLERSGLVIPTRIGKSRKPTVIYTWEQVLEIRAIKHLRKEISLQTVRKIINFLDESGFDDSLRDKKLIVIDDQVFWVQQDWQYFPKKMPSAIKVAGNNGKDVGQYILLVIPNLSEIVNEIWQAAATSPIVDFASFKERAKVNCTHVA, encoded by the coding sequence ATGAGTGTTATCCAAGGGTTCACAAGACGCGAAACGCTAGAATTGACAGGCACGACTTCTAATCGCCTGCAATACCTGGAAAGGTCTGGGCTGGTAATCCCCACCAGAATTGGCAAGTCTCGAAAACCTACTGTCATTTATACTTGGGAACAGGTTTTAGAGATTCGGGCAATCAAACATCTGAGAAAGGAAATCTCGCTTCAGACTGTGAGAAAGATTATCAATTTCTTGGATGAAAGTGGATTCGACGATAGTTTGAGGGACAAAAAGCTAATTGTCATTGATGATCAGGTTTTCTGGGTGCAGCAGGATTGGCAATACTTTCCGAAAAAAATGCCATCGGCGATTAAAGTAGCGGGAAATAATGGTAAAGATGTGGGTCAATATATTTTATTAGTTATCCCTAATTTGTCGGAAATTGTGAATGAGATATGGCAAGCCGCAGCAACGTCACCCATCGTAGATTTTGCCAGTTTTAAGGAAAGGGCTAAAGTTAATTGTACCCATGTCGCTTAA
- a CDS encoding HsdM family class I SAM-dependent methyltransferase: MSQSGLLELAHEKLYWTHPSQIWQPTGAGASIYARLAEEKLGRTIRTLPDGAGVQVGVLAANPHGDDTKAPIAIVCDFPRPISESTLRETYKLAWSFSRSPSLITTEPDRLRVWTCYEEPPTESEPLTSVDEISRRELESSLSQQAADTLRLHWAELVSGQFFQDHQKRFQRSKSADQMLLNNLKSVRQQLKKLRLDYNTIHDLLARLIFIQFLFDRKDSQGHPALTPEFLDHLHEIGELSARYRGLPELLSNHRDTYRFFRWLNDRFNGDLFPGKGATEAEREAEWRTEEQKVTQRHLDLLAEFVSGELEMETGQRCLWKQYSFDAIPLEFISSIYEEFVRENTTDKGVHYTPGHIVDFILDGVLPWDSEVWDIKILDPACGSGIFLVKAFQRLIHRWKKANGGAEITSNILKSLLERNLFGIDINPQAVRVASFSLYLTMCDEIDPRHYWQEVRFPRLRDRQLICADFFREDREEFRTQLDADQYDLVVGNAPWGKNSMTPLAKSWAKDNQWETSYGDIGLLFLPKAAALTKPGGQIAMMQPALALIFNQVGTAKKFREKLFSQFKIEEIVNLSALRFGLFKDAISPTCIITMSVMSPDGEPLIYICPKPVLTNQDDYHLVIEPQDINIIYPQEAIENPLVWTALMWGGRRDLALVRRLSKLNSLGEMEKNEMVVSTQGIIRGNRKERDETLIGKRILIQFPDETFLFLKTEQLDINNDPYAERPRKSKSMAFESPQLMIKQSWQTKTKRFRAAIARLDQQTQKGIICTESYVSVHVDETNLSVLEAACVSYNSKFAVYYLLLSSGRFASYIPEVKPKDLLRVPIPKSRAGLLNNIETIEDVDLYIREAFSFKDSEWILIEDIFNYTLPDFKGDNYSPGRQTTRSSSNQDTQNKSESVLTEYCEYFMRVLKAGFGQDKNVYATIFQEHNTAYLPIRLVAIHLKGAGGEVVQIEPIDSPTLLEQLKRLDKLFLDKANQDDGGIFYQRVARIYDSVQLNGQTVPTIYLIKPDKIRYWTRSMALRDADEVAADIMMWRSELDKTSEVMEESSRG; the protein is encoded by the coding sequence ATGTCGCAGTCTGGACTCCTAGAACTGGCTCACGAAAAGCTTTACTGGACTCATCCCAGCCAAATTTGGCAGCCCACGGGAGCTGGAGCCAGCATCTATGCACGGCTGGCTGAGGAAAAATTGGGTAGGACAATCAGGACTCTTCCAGATGGGGCGGGTGTACAAGTAGGAGTATTGGCGGCAAATCCCCATGGAGACGACACGAAAGCCCCCATTGCCATTGTTTGTGATTTTCCCAGACCCATCTCAGAATCGACGCTTCGAGAAACCTACAAACTGGCATGGAGTTTCTCTCGCTCTCCATCTTTAATTACTACAGAACCTGACCGTTTACGAGTTTGGACCTGTTACGAAGAACCCCCAACTGAGTCTGAACCCTTAACTTCAGTTGATGAAATTTCTAGGAGAGAGTTAGAATCATCTCTCTCACAACAAGCGGCTGACACTCTACGTCTCCATTGGGCTGAGTTGGTGTCAGGTCAGTTTTTCCAAGACCATCAAAAGCGATTTCAACGCAGCAAATCCGCTGACCAGATGCTGCTTAACAATCTCAAAAGCGTTCGTCAGCAACTCAAAAAACTGCGACTTGATTATAATACAATTCATGACTTACTAGCTCGGCTTATTTTTATTCAGTTTCTTTTTGACCGGAAAGATTCCCAAGGACATCCGGCTCTGACTCCAGAATTTTTAGATCATTTGCATGAAATTGGGGAGTTGTCAGCTCGATATAGGGGTTTACCTGAACTATTAAGCAACCATAGAGACACTTACAGGTTTTTTCGCTGGCTTAACGATAGATTTAATGGAGATTTATTTCCGGGGAAAGGAGCCACAGAAGCAGAACGGGAAGCAGAATGGCGAACAGAGGAACAAAAGGTTACTCAGCGACACCTTGATCTTCTCGCGGAGTTTGTTAGTGGTGAGCTAGAAATGGAAACTGGACAGAGATGTCTCTGGAAACAGTATTCCTTTGATGCCATACCCTTAGAGTTTATCAGCAGTATCTATGAAGAATTTGTTCGAGAAAATACGACTGATAAAGGTGTTCATTACACGCCGGGACACATCGTTGATTTTATTCTGGATGGTGTTCTGCCTTGGGATAGTGAAGTTTGGGATATCAAGATTCTTGATCCGGCTTGTGGCTCAGGGATTTTTCTGGTCAAAGCATTTCAGCGACTAATTCACCGATGGAAGAAAGCTAATGGGGGTGCGGAAATAACATCGAACATCTTGAAATCTCTACTGGAGCGTAATTTATTTGGTATTGATATTAATCCTCAAGCTGTAAGAGTTGCCTCGTTCAGTCTCTACTTAACGATGTGTGACGAGATTGATCCTCGACATTATTGGCAAGAGGTACGTTTTCCCCGATTGAGAGATAGACAATTAATCTGTGCAGATTTCTTCCGAGAAGATAGAGAAGAGTTTCGCACACAATTAGATGCGGATCAGTATGATCTCGTTGTCGGTAATGCTCCTTGGGGAAAGAATAGTATGACCCCACTGGCAAAGTCTTGGGCAAAAGACAACCAATGGGAAACGTCTTACGGAGATATTGGTCTTCTCTTTTTGCCAAAAGCTGCTGCTTTGACTAAACCGGGTGGGCAAATTGCCATGATGCAACCTGCTCTTGCCTTAATCTTTAATCAAGTTGGTACGGCTAAAAAATTTAGAGAAAAACTGTTTTCACAATTCAAAATTGAAGAGATTGTCAATTTATCTGCATTGCGTTTCGGACTTTTCAAAGATGCCATTTCTCCAACGTGCATCATTACAATGTCTGTAATGTCACCAGATGGTGAACCATTGATATACATCTGTCCAAAACCCGTTCTCACTAATCAAGATGACTATCATCTCGTTATAGAACCCCAAGATATTAATATAATCTATCCACAAGAAGCCATTGAAAATCCTTTAGTTTGGACAGCCTTAATGTGGGGAGGAAGACGTGATCTAGCTCTGGTTCGGAGATTAAGTAAACTTAATAGTCTTGGTGAGATGGAAAAAAATGAGATGGTTGTGTCTACCCAAGGCATTATTAGAGGTAATCGCAAAGAGCGGGATGAAACACTCATCGGGAAACGGATCTTAATACAATTTCCCGATGAAACCTTTCTTTTCCTGAAAACTGAACAACTTGATATCAACAATGATCCTTATGCCGAACGACCAAGGAAAAGCAAATCAATGGCTTTTGAATCACCTCAGTTGATGATAAAACAAAGTTGGCAGACTAAAACAAAAAGATTTCGCGCGGCAATAGCTAGATTAGATCAACAGACCCAAAAAGGTATTATTTGCACTGAAAGTTATGTCAGCGTTCATGTTGATGAAACTAATCTGTCAGTTTTAGAAGCGGCTTGCGTAAGTTACAATAGTAAGTTTGCTGTCTATTATCTACTTCTTTCAAGTGGACGCTTTGCCTCTTATATTCCGGAAGTTAAGCCAAAAGATTTATTGCGCGTACCAATTCCTAAGTCTAGAGCAGGATTATTAAATAATATCGAAACGATTGAGGATGTAGATTTGTATATTCGTGAAGCATTTTCATTTAAAGATAGTGAGTGGATCTTAATTGAAGATATTTTTAATTACACGCTACCCGATTTTAAAGGAGATAATTATTCGCCTGGACGTCAAACAACCCGTAGTAGCTCTAATCAAGACACTCAAAACAAGTCCGAGTCAGTTTTGACGGAGTATTGCGAGTATTTCATGCGAGTCTTAAAAGCCGGATTTGGTCAAGATAAAAATGTCTATGCTACTATCTTCCAGGAGCATAACACAGCTTACTTACCTATTCGTTTAGTTGCAATTCATCTTAAAGGAGCGGGTGGTGAAGTGGTACAGATAGAACCTATCGACTCTCCTACTCTTCTGGAACAACTAAAGAGGTTGGATAAGTTATTCTTGGATAAAGCCAATCAAGACGATGGTGGAATCTTCTATCAACGTGTCGCCCGGATATATGATTCTGTTCAATTGAATGGTCAAACCGTTCCCACCATTTATTTAATCAAACCTGATAAAATTCGCTACTGGACGCGCTCTATGGCATTACGAGATGCTGATGAAGTCGCCGCCGATATTATGATGTGGCGTTCAGAATTAGACAAAACATCAGAAGTCATGGAGGAATCATCGCGTGGCTAA